Genomic segment of Ignavibacteriota bacterium:
CACGTATCTTGTTTCCGTCGCGGCATCAATTTATCGTCAATACTCGGAAACGTATACCGGACTGAACGGACAAAAGATGAAAATCAGTTATTACGTTTACCCCGAACACTATTTCCGTGCGCAAAAAGATTTTGAGAACACACTGGAGATTGTCAAGTTCTTTGCAACGACATTCTGCGAGTATCCTTTTATCAATGAAAAGTTGGGCTTTGTCGAAGTTCCCGGTCAGATTACAATGGAACATCAAACAATAGTCAGTATGTCCGACAATATCATCACTGGCGACCAGCAATATGAATTAACGCTCGTCCATGAAATTTCACATCATTGGTGGGGAAACTTATTGACGCCCGAAAACTGGCAACATACATGGTTAAACGAAGGATTTGCAACGTATGCAGAAGGCTTGTGGTTGGAACATTCAAAAGGAAAGTTAGCCTACAATAAATTTATTTATGATTTGATGAGTGTGAACCAAGGTCAATTTGCGGGCTCCGTTATCGGTGCGAGCGATACGGCATTTCTGGATTCCTTCTCTCCTCGAGTGTACAGAAAAGGCGCACTCGTCCTACACATGTTACGCGGCGTTGTCGGCGATTCTAACTTCTTTACCATCATGCGAAACTATCTTAACTTACAGAAGTTCCATTACGGAAACGTCAACACAGGAGATTTCATCACCGAGTGTGAACAAGTCTATGGTAAAAGTTTGAAATGGTTTTTCGATGAGTGGGTGTATGCGCACACAGAAACTATTGACCGTCCTGAATATGAACTCTCGTGGACAGATTCACTTGACTTTCCGAATTACGCGGTAAATGTTTTACTGAAGCAAACAACAGCCCGTACTCAATTATACCAGATGCCAATGACGATTAGCATCTCGACAAACAATAACATATACAATTTCAAAGTGGAAAATTCACTTCCGACGGAAATGTTCACGTTTACTGTTCCGGAAAAACCCCGCTGGGTCGAAATTGATAGAGATAATTGGATTTTCAAGCAGGTAAAACTTGTCGAGAAAAAATATTAGAGGCGTCTTACCGAATTGTGGTTGTTCAAAAAGTCGTAGGCGCGACCTTTATTAGGGCATCCCTTTCGGACAAGGTTGCGTTTTTTTAAATAAATAACGCAGACATAAAGTCTGCGCCTACATGCCTAACGGACTTTTTGGACAACCATACAACAATGGTTTTAATAAACGAAATATTCCATACCTGAGACATTCTGCCAATGTTCTGAGATACGTCCCTCCCGTTCACAAGAACTTTCGATTCTCAAAAGACGGTACTCTGTATTTCGACACCTTCCCCCTCTCCTCATAGACTCACGACTTCATCTTTCACTGTCTGCAGTTGAATTTTATGTGGAGGAAAAAAAATCTTTTCAAATACTCCTCTTTTCTGTTGATAATCTCATAGAAATGTATTATCATTGCTTAGTTTTTAATCCCTAATCCACCAACATTATTCATTAATTATGGAGTCGGTATGAAAAGTCGGCTACTATTTTTACTCATTATTCTTTTCTTGTTCCTCTCACAATCAGGTTTCTCTCAGAAGCGAGTACTTGTTACTCCTTACGGAGATGTTATTCCTCTTCAAAAAGGAGAAAGCGCGGCATTCGCGGCGCAGAAAGCACAGGTTGATTACGAAAATTTTGCCTGTTCCAACCAAGGTACGTTTGGTTTCAATCCTGCTCAATATCCTGTTATAAGCGGACACATCGGTTTCCACAAAGATGTTATCGGCGCATGGTTCACCGTTCCGGCAAGCGGAACGATAGATACGGTGTTCTGGTATTCCTCAAATATTGTGTGTTCACCGGATTCTACTCTCTATCTTCGAATCCATGAATCAAATGTGTATGAAGGTCATGGACCGGGATATGATGGTTACCCTGCACCAGGTCCCAGTACGTGTTGGGGTTACTTCAATGCTATTA
This window contains:
- a CDS encoding M1 family metallopeptidase, giving the protein MLRGAFRYFSIIAGAFILSFTCLHAKRNDPRIFGYDVQFYELTIGFNVQAKSFGGNVMMSAEALSKLDTIVLSASNKTLTIDSIFFNGRRIHFLHENDHLYVVPTTKPTASHSFELYIFYNGVSDFHGEYEGGGVFFNTDRGVERIATSSQPHFARTWWPCKDVPDDKATMNINITVPNTLTAVSNGILKNIELGEKTNTFQWETEYPISTYLVSVAASIYRQYSETYTGLNGQKMKISYYVYPEHYFRAQKDFENTLEIVKFFATTFCEYPFINEKLGFVEVPGQITMEHQTIVSMSDNIITGDQQYELTLVHEISHHWWGNLLTPENWQHTWLNEGFATYAEGLWLEHSKGKLAYNKFIYDLMSVNQGQFAGSVIGASDTAFLDSFSPRVYRKGALVLHMLRGVVGDSNFFTIMRNYLNLQKFHYGNVNTGDFITECEQVYGKSLKWFFDEWVYAHTETIDRPEYELSWTDSLDFPNYAVNVLLKQTTARTQLYQMPMTISISTNNNIYNFKVENSLPTEMFTFTVPEKPRWVEIDRDNWIFKQVKLVEKKY